One Budorcas taxicolor isolate Tak-1 chromosome 6, Takin1.1, whole genome shotgun sequence DNA segment encodes these proteins:
- the C6H4orf17 gene encoding uncharacterized protein C4orf17 homolog: protein MSLKSPMSAPRFESKGSHISARNGSCFLVRHTPHPRRVCHIKGLNNIPICNVNDDENSFRTLWGVGQSHHSQKDEIPYARCSYPPSAVATESPVSPALNGVKVPPRSHSEPCRKVKECFKTSSDNPLVIKKDEMKVKNPPLTPKPCSTASSSSSEVTSTKTAIKENTICIPNYLDQEIKILEKLCNSLRTDSLAEVLQWLLHASPKEKEWVSALIHAELAEINLLTRLRRNTSDEPAAETGRPPKVKSPSNSSAKSKVLTSSREGHQQRRVSSQGSEENKEVLKEGKPPLFIRRNQTKIPVAEYFSKPKSLPRPKTQESTLTKPVSARSIQQGYNPSAQRAFYPITYQR from the exons ATGAGCCTCAAATCCCCGATGTCTGCTCCTCGGTTTGAGAGCAAAGGCAGCCATATTTCAGCTAGAAATGGAAGCTGTTTTCTAGTCAGGCACACTCCTCATCCCAGAAGGGTCTGCCACATCAAAG GTTTGAATAACATTCCAATCTGTAATGTGAATGATGATGAGAACTCATTCAGAACATTGTGGGGTGTTGGCCAGTCCCACCACTCACAGAAAGATGAGATACCATATGCCAGATGCAGCTACCcacccagtgctgtggccacGGAGAGCCCTGTCTCGCCAGCCCTTAATGGGGTCAAAGTGCCCCCACGGTCTCATTCTG AGCCCTGTCGAAAAGTCAAGGAGTGCTTCAAAACCTCCAGTGATAATCCCTTAGTAAttaaaaag GATGAAATGAAGGTAAAAAATCCACCATTGACTCCAAAGCCATGTTCTACTGCTAGTTCTTCTTCTTCAGAGGTGACGAGTACCAAGACTGCCATCAAAGAGAACACCATCTGCATACCAAACTATCTGGATCAGGAAATCAAA ATTCTGGAAAAGCTCTGTAACAGTTTACGCACTGATTCTCTGGCAGAAGTTCTTCAGTGGCTGCTCCATGCAAGTCCAAAAG aaaaggagtggGTCTCAGCTTTGATTCATGCTGAACTGGCTGAGATAAACTTGTTAACTCGTCTCAGAAGAAACACCTCAGATGAACCAGCAGCAGAGACTGGGAGGCCACCCAAAGTCAAGTCACCCTCAAATTCATCAGCAAAATCAAAGGTGCTAACCAGTTCTAGGGAAGGACATCAACAGAGGAG AGTGTCAAGTCAAGGatctgaagaaaataaggaagtacTGAAAG AGGGCAAGCCTCCATTGTTTATAAGAAGAAATCAGACAAAAATACCTGTTGCAGAATATTTCAGCAAGCCAAAATCTCTTCCCAGGCCTAAAACTCAGGAGAGCACATTAACAAAGCCAGTGTCAGCAAGGAGTATACAACAAGGATACAATCCCTCTGCCCAAAGAGCATTTTATCCTATAACGTACCAAAGGTAG